In one Gracilinanus agilis isolate LMUSP501 chromosome 6, AgileGrace, whole genome shotgun sequence genomic region, the following are encoded:
- the NDUFS8 gene encoding NADH dehydrogenase [ubiquinone] iron-sulfur protein 8, mitochondrial gives MGASRRRQRPPPPADRPGSRFSCCGGGRGSFFEMNGPNVVLLRLLSRVAGAGPTGCLARGLHGSPTSSSYKYVNAKEPAMDMKSITDRAAQTLLWTELFRGLGMTLSYLFREPATINYPFEKGPLSPRFRGEHALRRYPSGEERCIACKLCEAVCPAQAITIEAEPRADGSRRTTRYDIDMTKCIYCGFCQEACPVDAIVEGPNFEFSTETHEELLYNKEKLLNNGDKWEAEIAANIQADFLYR, from the exons ATGGGAGCTTCCAGGCGGCGACAACGGCCCCCGCCCCCAGCTGACAGGCCCGGTTCCAGGTTCAGTTGCTGTGGCGGTGGCAGGGGCTCTTTCTTCGAG atGAATGGCCCCAACGTGGTGCTGCTGCGGCTCCTTTCCAGGGTCGCAGGTGCAG GACCCACTGGATGTCTGGCACGGGGGCTACATGGCAGCCCCACCTCCTCCTCCTACA AGTATGTGAACGCCAAGGAGCCCGCCATGGACATGAAGTCCATTACTGACCGAGCCGCCCAGACCCTGCTGTGGACGGAGCTCTTCCGAG GTCTGGGGATGACCCTGAGTTACCTGTTTCGGGAACCTGCCACCATCAACTATCCCTTTGAGAAGGGCCCCCTGAGCCCGCGCTTTCGGGGGGAGCACGCCTTGAGGCGCTACCCTTCGGGGGAGGAGCGCTGTATAGCCTGCAAACTCTGCGAGGCCGTCTGCCCTGCCCAG GCCATCACCATCGAGGCCGAGCCCAGGGCGGACGGCAGCCGGAGGACGACCCGCTACGACATCGACATGACCAAGTGCATCTACTGCGGCTTCTGCCAGGAGGCCTGCCCCGTGGACGCCATCGTGGAG ggccCCAACTTTGAGTTCTCCACGGAGACACACGAGGAGCTGCTTTACAACAAGGAGAAACTTCTCAACAACGGGGACAAGTGGGAGGCCGAGATCGCCGCCAACATCCAGGCCGACTTCCTGTACCGGTGA
- the ALDH3B1 gene encoding aldehyde dehydrogenase family 3 member B1 isoform X1, with protein MNPFADTLQSLRDAFVSRKTRPVEFRIAQLEGLSRFLKENRDALLDALAQDLHKPPFESEISEISICQSEINLALNSLHSWMKDEPVPKNLATQLDTAFIRREPFGVVLIIAPWNYPLNLVLVPLVGAIAAGNCVVIKPSEMSRSMEKVMREVLPRYLDKNCFAVVLGGPQETSTLLENRFDYIFFTGNTTVGRIVMTAASKHLTPITLELGGKNPCYVDDDCDPQNVANRVAWFRFFNAGQTCVAPDFILCSRETQERLLPALQRAVTQFYGKDPQHSPDLGRIISEKHFHRLRGLLGSGRVALGGQSDEQERYMAPTVLVDVKETDPVMQEEIFGPILPILNVQSLDEAVAFINKREKPLALYAFSNNSEVVRQMLERTSSGGFCGNDGFMHMTLTTLPFGGVGNSGMGMYHGKFTFDAFSHHRSCLLRSSGLEKVNSLRYPPYAQRSLGLLLSLVEINRKSQCTLL; from the exons ATGAATCCCTTCGCCGACACGCTGCAGAGCCTCCGAGATGCCTTTGTGTCTAGGAAAACCCGCCCGGTAGAGTTCCGAATCGCCCAGCTGGAAGGGCTGAGTCGCTTTCTGAAAGAGAACCGAGATGCTCTCTTGGATGCCCTGGCCCAGGATCTCCATAAG CCGCCCTTTGAGTCGGAAATATCCGAAATCAGCATCTGCCAGAGTGAAATCAATCTGGCCCTCAACAGCCTGCACAGCTGGATGAAGGACGAGCCCGTGCCTAAAAACCTG GCCACCCAGCTGGACACGGCCTTTATCCGGAGGGAGCCCTTTGGCGTGGTCCTCATCATTGCCCCCTGGAACTACCCGCTGAACCTCGTGCTGGTACCCCTAGTGGGGGCCATCGCAGCAG GCAACTGCGTGGTGATCAAGCCCTCCGAGATGAGCAGGAGCATGGAGAAGGTCATGCGGGAGGTGCTGCCCCGGTACCTGGACAAG AACTGCTTCGCCGTGGTGCTGGGGGGACCCCAGGAGACCTCCACTCTTCTGGAGAACAGATTCGACTACATCTTCTTCACAG ggAACACCACCGTAGGCCGGATCGTCATGACGGCGGCCTCCAAGCACCTGACCCCCATCACGCTAGAGCTGGGGGGGAAGAACCCCTGCTACGTGGACGACGACTGCGACCCCCAGAACGTGGCCAACCGCGTGGCCTGGTTCCGTTTCTTCAACGCGGGCCAGACGTGTGTGGCCCCAGACTTCATCCTGTGCAGCCGGGAGACGCAGGAAAGGCTGCTGCCCGCCCTGCAGCGCGCGGTGACCCAGTTCTACGGGAAGGACCCCCAGCATTCCCCGGACCTGGGCCGCATCATCAGCGAGAAGCACTTCCACAGGCTGCGGGGCCTGCTGGGCAGCGGCCGAGTTGCCCTCGGTGGCCAGTCGGATGAGCAGGAACGCTACATGG CCCCCACAGTGCTGGTGGATGTGAAGGAGACGGACCCCGTGATGCAGGAGGAGATCTTTGGGCCCATTTTACCCATCCTGAATGTGCAGAGCCTGGACGAGGCCGTGGCCTTCATCAATAAGAGAGAGAAGCCCCTGGCCCTGTACGCCTTCTCCAACAACTCCGAG GTGGTGCGCCAGATGCTGGAGCGGACCAGCAGTGGGGGCTTCTGCGGGAATGACGGGTTCATGCACATGACGCTGACTACATTACCCTTTGGGGGAGTCG GAAACAGCGGGATGGGCATGTACCACGGCAAGTTCACCTTCGATGCCTTCTCACACCATCGTAGCTGCCTCCTGCGAAGCTCTGGCCTAGAGAAGGTCAACTCCCTCCGCTATCCTCCCTATGCCCAGCGTAGCCTGGGGCTGCTGCTGTCCTTGGTGGAGATCAACCGCAAGAGCCAGTGCACGCTGCTCTGA
- the ALDH3B1 gene encoding aldehyde dehydrogenase family 3 member B1 isoform X2 — MKDEPVPKNLATQLDTAFIRREPFGVVLIIAPWNYPLNLVLVPLVGAIAAGNCVVIKPSEMSRSMEKVMREVLPRYLDKNCFAVVLGGPQETSTLLENRFDYIFFTGNTTVGRIVMTAASKHLTPITLELGGKNPCYVDDDCDPQNVANRVAWFRFFNAGQTCVAPDFILCSRETQERLLPALQRAVTQFYGKDPQHSPDLGRIISEKHFHRLRGLLGSGRVALGGQSDEQERYMAPTVLVDVKETDPVMQEEIFGPILPILNVQSLDEAVAFINKREKPLALYAFSNNSEVVRQMLERTSSGGFCGNDGFMHMTLTTLPFGGVGNSGMGMYHGKFTFDAFSHHRSCLLRSSGLEKVNSLRYPPYAQRSLGLLLSLVEINRKSQCTLL; from the exons ATGAAGGACGAGCCCGTGCCTAAAAACCTG GCCACCCAGCTGGACACGGCCTTTATCCGGAGGGAGCCCTTTGGCGTGGTCCTCATCATTGCCCCCTGGAACTACCCGCTGAACCTCGTGCTGGTACCCCTAGTGGGGGCCATCGCAGCAG GCAACTGCGTGGTGATCAAGCCCTCCGAGATGAGCAGGAGCATGGAGAAGGTCATGCGGGAGGTGCTGCCCCGGTACCTGGACAAG AACTGCTTCGCCGTGGTGCTGGGGGGACCCCAGGAGACCTCCACTCTTCTGGAGAACAGATTCGACTACATCTTCTTCACAG ggAACACCACCGTAGGCCGGATCGTCATGACGGCGGCCTCCAAGCACCTGACCCCCATCACGCTAGAGCTGGGGGGGAAGAACCCCTGCTACGTGGACGACGACTGCGACCCCCAGAACGTGGCCAACCGCGTGGCCTGGTTCCGTTTCTTCAACGCGGGCCAGACGTGTGTGGCCCCAGACTTCATCCTGTGCAGCCGGGAGACGCAGGAAAGGCTGCTGCCCGCCCTGCAGCGCGCGGTGACCCAGTTCTACGGGAAGGACCCCCAGCATTCCCCGGACCTGGGCCGCATCATCAGCGAGAAGCACTTCCACAGGCTGCGGGGCCTGCTGGGCAGCGGCCGAGTTGCCCTCGGTGGCCAGTCGGATGAGCAGGAACGCTACATGG CCCCCACAGTGCTGGTGGATGTGAAGGAGACGGACCCCGTGATGCAGGAGGAGATCTTTGGGCCCATTTTACCCATCCTGAATGTGCAGAGCCTGGACGAGGCCGTGGCCTTCATCAATAAGAGAGAGAAGCCCCTGGCCCTGTACGCCTTCTCCAACAACTCCGAG GTGGTGCGCCAGATGCTGGAGCGGACCAGCAGTGGGGGCTTCTGCGGGAATGACGGGTTCATGCACATGACGCTGACTACATTACCCTTTGGGGGAGTCG GAAACAGCGGGATGGGCATGTACCACGGCAAGTTCACCTTCGATGCCTTCTCACACCATCGTAGCTGCCTCCTGCGAAGCTCTGGCCTAGAGAAGGTCAACTCCCTCCGCTATCCTCCCTATGCCCAGCGTAGCCTGGGGCTGCTGCTGTCCTTGGTGGAGATCAACCGCAAGAGCCAGTGCACGCTGCTCTGA